In a genomic window of Zingiber officinale cultivar Zhangliang chromosome 9B, Zo_v1.1, whole genome shotgun sequence:
- the LOC122023177 gene encoding uncharacterized protein LOC122023177 yields MADHSRTMKELAAPDEAFKYSCITYPTLAGDFELRSGLIHLLPKYQGLSGEDTNRHLHEFHVVCSTMKPQGISEEDIKLRAFPFSLTGVAKDWLYYLPLGFITSWIDMKKAFLEKFFPASRTATIRKSICGIQQVVGETLYDYWERFKKLCSSCPQHQISQQLLVQYFYEGLLPMDRSMIDAAAGGALVNKTPKQARELISNMAENSQQFGSRALTTRGVGEVQMVSNDQKEIKNSLMELTTLVKQLALNNATQSSNVPTMQFPCKQSVVCSICSSQDHLSELCPNLHQDESLAAFSRAQLQQKYDPHSSTYNPGWRDHPNLRYGNSFYQQPSSNQPNQ; encoded by the coding sequence ATGGCTGATCATAGTAGGACAATGAAGGAGCTTGCAGCTCCTGATGAGGCATTCAAGTATTCATGCATCACTTATCCAACCTTGGCAGGAGATTTTGAGTTGAGATCAGGATTGATTCATTTGCTTCCGAAATATCAAGGATTGTCTGGAGAAGACACAAATAGACATTTGCATGAATTCCATGTGGTATGTTCAACCATGAAGCCACAAGGAATTTCAGAAGAGGATATCAAGCTAAGGGCTTTTCCATTTTCACTTACTGGagtagcaaaagattggttgtattatttACCACTGGGATTTATCACTtcttggattgatatgaagaagGCTTTCTTGGAGAAATTCTTTCCAGCCTCAAGGACTGCAACTATTAGGAAAAGCATCTGTGGGATTCAACAAGTGGTGGGAGAGACACTTTATGATTATTGGGAGAGATTCAAGAAATTATGTTCAAGTTGTCCTCAACACCAAATTAGTCAGCAGTTGCTAGTTCAATACTTTTATGAGGGTTTGTTACCTATGGATAGAAGTATGATAGATGCAGCGGCTGGAGGAGCTTTAGTGAACAAAACTCCAAAACAAGCAAGGGAACTAATTTCGAACATGGCTGAAAATTCACAGCAATTTGGAAGTAGAGCACTCACGACCAGAGGAGTTGGTGAAGTTCAAATGGTTTCAAATGATCAAAAGGAGATAAAGAATTCATTGATGGAATTAACGACTTTGGTGAAACAACTAGCTTTGAACAACGCTACGCAATCTTCTAATGTGCCAACTATGCAATTTCCATGTAAACAAAGTGTAGTTTGTAGCATTTGTTCAAGTCAAGATCACCTTTCAGAACTTTGTCCGAATCTCCATCAGGATGAGTCTTTGGCAGCCTTTTCTAGAGCCCAACTCCAACAAAAATATGATCCTCATTCTTCTACATACAATCCGGGTTGGAGAGATCATCCAAATTTGAGGTATGGTAATTCGTTTTATCAACAGCCATCTTCGAATCAGCCAAATCAGTAG
- the LOC122023178 gene encoding uncharacterized protein LOC122023178, translating to MSPFRMVYGKACHLPVEIEHKAFWAVKACNFEVGLAREERKLQLQELEEIRLEAYENARIYKEKTKNFHDKHIVGKEFHIGNKVLLYRSRLKFIKGTLRSRWEGPFVVTNVFSYGVIEIREESSGRIFKVNGHRLKVFYETNNQMEMEIVKHVDAIYPIKGEFVPT from the coding sequence ATGTCTCCTTTCAGAATGGTTTATGGTAAAGCTTGTCATCTTCCAGTGGAGATTGAACATAAGGCATTTTGGGCCGTGAAAGCTTGCAATTTTGAGGTTGGCCTAGCAAGAGAAGAAAGGAAGTTACAACTTCAAGAACTTGAAGAAATTAGGTTGGAAGCTTATGAGAACGCACGGATCTATAAAGAGAAGACCAAAAACTTTCATGATAAGCACATTGTGGgtaaggaatttcatattggtAACAAGGTGCTTTTATATAGGTCACGGCTCAAATTTATTAAAGGTACATTGAGATCTCGTTGGGAAGGTCCGTTTGTTGTTACTAATGTTTTCTCTTATGGAGTTATTGAGATTAGAGAGGAGTCTTCGGGCCGGATTTTCAAGGTGAATGGGCATCGACTTAAAGTTTTTTATGAAACCAATAACCAAATGGAAATGGAGATAGTGAAACACGTTGATGCCATCTACCCAAttaaaggggagtttgttccaactTAG